The Cloacibacterium caeni region CTAATGATTTTGCATGCGGAATTGCAAGAAGTGGCGCTTATAACAGAACTTTGACACCTTTTGGTTTCCAAAGTGAACAGCGTAATTATTGGGATGTTCCAGAAATCTACAACGGAATGTCGCCATTTATGAACGCTAATAAAATGAAAAAACCAATGCTTTTAGTTCATGGTGAAGCAGATAACAATCCTGGTACATTCACACTGCAAACAGAACGTTATTTCCAAGCGTTGAAAAACTTGGGAGCACCTGCCAGAATGGTGATTTTACCTAAAGAAGCTCACGGTTATGTTGCTAAAGAAAACATCTTACATTTGCTTTGGGAACAAGACCAATTCTTAGAAAAATGTTTAAAAAAATAAATTTTAAAAGACGCTGAAAAGCTAGTCATGGTCGGAAGATTTTTCTTCCGACTTTTTTGTTTTTTTTTGTTGTGAAGATGAAGTGATTTAACAGGTTGATTATCAATTATTTAACTTGTTTATTTGAATTTAATTTCGTATCTTTATAGCTGATAATCAATTAATTATGTCAGTTTTTAAAGACCACAAAATCTCCCTCAAGCAAGTTTTGGAGTTTATTCCCGAAGCGCTTTTAACCCATCTTTCTGCAACTTCTAAAGTAGACCACTATAGCAAAGTGCTTCACGGTAAGAAAATGTTTTATTTGCTTTTATTTTGTATTTTTGATAATGAAAAATTAAGCCAAAGAACCTTAGAAGACACCTTTAACAGCAGTGGTTTCAAAGCCTTGTTTGGTTTGGGTGAAGAGGAAAAAGTACGCAGAAGTTCTATCTCTGAAAGGCTTTCCAAAATCGATTCCAATTATTTTAAAGAAATTTACGAGCAGATGTACGGAAGGTTTTCTGAACTTTATTCGAAGACCGAAATCGAAAAGTACAACCTAATCAGGGTTGACAGCACCATTGTTGCCGATACCTGCGCCAAACTCAAAGAAGGAATCGACCAGAAAAGTGGGAAGAAACTGGTGAAATTCAGTTTTTCATTTGATGGAATTTTGCCTTCAGGTGTCGAAGTCTTTACTGGACAAAAATATTCGTCAGAGGAAGCCGCACTTCCCGAAGCTATTCTGAAACAAGTAAAAAAAGAAGAACATCACGAGAATATTTACGTGATAGACAGGGGTTTGCAATCCACAAGAGTGATGAAAGATTTTGATGAAAAATCGGTAAAATTCATTATCCGAAGTAAAGAAAACCGCAAATTTGAAGAAATAGAATCTTTTCTTGATGGAAAAAAATCTCAAAAATGGGATGACTGGGAAGTGATGAAAGACAGCAAAGTAAAGCTTTACACTGGAAAACCAGTTTTGAATAAACGTGGGAATATTCATCATCGTGAAGAAAAAGTAGAAACTTGTTTCCGACTAGTAGTCATCAAAAACGAAAAAAAAGACAAAGAATTTTGGTTTTTGACCAATGAATTTGAACTTTCGGCAAAAGAAATTGCAGATTATTACAGAAAACGTTGGGATATTGAAGTGTTTTTTAGATTCCTAAAGCAGGAACTCAATCTAAGTCATTTGGTATCAATGAACAAAAACGGAATCGAAGTAATGATTTATATGACCATGATTGCTTCTATGCTACTTCTGATTTATAAAAAAGTAAACGATTTGGGATACAAAACCGCCAAAAGACGTATTGCAATGGAAATTCGGGATATGATTACCGCTATATTAATCATTTTTGCTGGAGGAAATCCCGACAAGGTTTTTAAAACTTAACATAAAAAATGGCCGGAATTTTCTTCCGACCATGACTACCAAAAAGGAGCTT contains the following coding sequences:
- a CDS encoding IS4 family transposase, which gives rise to MSVFKDHKISLKQVLEFIPEALLTHLSATSKVDHYSKVLHGKKMFYLLLFCIFDNEKLSQRTLEDTFNSSGFKALFGLGEEEKVRRSSISERLSKIDSNYFKEIYEQMYGRFSELYSKTEIEKYNLIRVDSTIVADTCAKLKEGIDQKSGKKLVKFSFSFDGILPSGVEVFTGQKYSSEEAALPEAILKQVKKEEHHENIYVIDRGLQSTRVMKDFDEKSVKFIIRSKENRKFEEIESFLDGKKSQKWDDWEVMKDSKVKLYTGKPVLNKRGNIHHREEKVETCFRLVVIKNEKKDKEFWFLTNEFELSAKEIADYYRKRWDIEVFFRFLKQELNLSHLVSMNKNGIEVMIYMTMIASMLLLIYKKVNDLGYKTAKRRIAMEIRDMITAILIIFAGGNPDKVFKT